In the Telopea speciosissima isolate NSW1024214 ecotype Mountain lineage chromosome 2, Tspe_v1, whole genome shotgun sequence genome, one interval contains:
- the LOC122653114 gene encoding 3-oxo-5-alpha-steroid 4-dehydrogenase 1-like — translation MSWFWLQAIVSPPPPSIFIGTMSAVGLVSLAYCGYSEVSGKHLQYSKFWNVNPQKKKSIVKEITISSRTGMLILYTPAFLAGVASFAIFPDKDLRFMLVSAALSIHFFKRVLEVLFIHKYSGRMVLDSVILISLSYFISTVSMIYAQHLTEGIPEPALDLKYVGVALFLVGISGNFYHHYLLSRLREKSDHGYKIPKGGLFNLVICPHYLFEIVGFVGVSFISQTVYSFSFTMGTILYLIGRSYVTRKWYLSKFKNFPKEVKCLIPFLF, via the exons atgagttgGTTTTGGTTGCAGGCTATCGTGTCTCCACCTCCTCCATCTATCTTCATCGGAACCATGTCCGCCGTCGGCTTAGTATCACTAGCTTATTGTGGTTACTCCGAGGTAAGTGGTAAACACTTGCAATACTCCAAATTCTGGAATGTAAATCCACAGAAGAAGAAGTCAATAGTGAAGGAGATTACAATCTCTAGCAGAACCGGCATGCTTATCTTGTACACTCCGGCCTTTCTGGCTGGTGTTGCCTCTTTTGCCATTTTTCCAGATAAAGATCTCAGGTTTATGCTTGTTAGTGCAGCTCTCTCCATCCATTTCTTCAAAAGGGTCTTAGAG GTGCTCTTTATTCACAAATATAGTGGAAGGATGGTTCTTGATTCTGTCATCTTGATCTCCCTCAGCTATTTCATCAGCACAGTAAGCATGATCTACGCCCAACACTTGACTGAAGGAATCCCTGAACCAGCACTTGATCTGAAGTATGTAGGGGTTGCTCTGTTTTTAGTGGGAATTAGTGGAAACTTTTACCATCATTACCTCCTTTCAAGACTAAGGGAGAAAAGTGATCATGGGTATAAGATCCCCAAGGGAGGTTTGTTCAACCTGGTGATTTGTCCACACTATCTTTTTGAAATTGTAGGTTTTGTAGGAGTCTCCTTCATCTCCCAGACTGTGTATTCGTTTTCATTCACTATGGGCACCATTCTGTACTTGATTGGAAGGAGTTATGTTACCAGAAAATGGTACCTCTCCAAATTTAAGAATTTCCCAAAGGAAGTCAAGTGTCtgatcccttttcttttctga